From a region of the Procambarus clarkii isolate CNS0578487 chromosome 18, FALCON_Pclarkii_2.0, whole genome shotgun sequence genome:
- the LOC138366090 gene encoding counting factor 50-like, with protein MGDEVLHETDIEKDLGVDMTPTLSPEAHIKRITSATYTRMTNIRTAFKNLFPVADREEGEQGEGLLQNTRTETSDLHQLFDDLFARYNKHVRPVPSHDQVTEVFFEIALYNVLALVRLVATGSCSSSRISSSSSSSSSSSSSSSSSSSSSSSSSSSSSSSSSSSSSSSSSSSSNSSSNRSRSNSGNSTNHAKNTCSSSSNK; from the exons atgggagatgaagtccttcatgaaacggacatagagaaagatctaggagttgatatgacaccaaccctgtctcctgaagcccacataaagagaattacgTCTGCGACATACACGAGgatgactaacatcagaacagccttcaagaaccttt TTCCTGTGGCAGATAGGGAAGAAGGAGAACAGGGAGAAGGTCTCCTTCAGAACACGAGGACTGAGACCTCTGACCTCCACCAGCTCTTCGACGACCTCTTCGCCCGCTATAACAAGCACGTCCGCCCAGTGCCCTCCCACGACCAGGTCACCGAGGTCTTCTTCGAGATCGCTCTCTACAACGTCTTGGCTTTGGTGAGACTGGTGGC AACTGGTAGTTGTAGTAGCAGCagaattagtagtagtagtagtagtagtagtagtagtagtagtagtagtagtagtagtagtagtagtagtagtagtagtagtagtagtagcagcagcagcagcagtagtagtagtagtagtagtagtagtagtagtagtaatagcagTAGTAATAGAAGTAGAAGCAACAGTGGTAATAGTACTAATCATGCTAAAAAtacttgtagtagtagtagtaacaagTAA
- the LOC123754616 gene encoding neuronal acetylcholine receptor subunit alpha-9-II-like: MILQWKDHFLSWDPASFNGTEVIRVPYKDIWYPDVILHNTADSNYELGILNTNAKIKYTGEVQLASHAFFQSTCDVNTFWYPFDQQDCQLVFASWTHTTDEVELVMGKADLSEYSPHPEYYLEDFYSVTTQVHDPCCLKPFTFVTYHLQLQRRTMFAVFFFILPGAVVNTCALMTFMLPAESGEKVSLATNALLAMMVFLMSMTQEIPPTESVPLIGRYYGGCILMLGINIVTSVFSLRCHYHSSSPVPGALSAVGRFMGRVLLVSPGKDLKKMWDDDYHSKVNSVKRRDSKVKVVQVEPPGTPGRTKASSMADEYHRRSLDALEGIHHLLANREDKTTEDSATAASPHGQEWRYLCLVLDRFFFVASVVVFAVFNLAVLMSSPHSQEFIYCPNGPGTCPADWDADRVGAMVDSGKGTGTESGHHANTHAEGSIKGPVIGTDGRYYGIIDP; the protein is encoded by the exons ATGATCTTACAGTGGAAGGATCACTTCCTCTCGTGGGATCCTGCCTCCTTCAACGGCACCGAGGTCATCAGAGTGCCATACAAGGACATCTGGTATCCTGATGTCATCCTTCACAATAC CGCCGACTCAAACTACGAGCTGGGAATCCTCAACACGAACGCCAAAATCAAGTACACGGGCGAGGTGCAACTGGCCTCCCATGCTTTCTTCCAGTCCACCTGCGATGTCAACACCTTCTGGTACCCGTTCGACCAGCAGGACTGTCAGCTGGTGtttgcctcctggacccacaccaCCGACGAG GTGGAGTTAGTGATGGGAAAAGCGGACCTGTCAGAGTACTCCCCTCACCCTGAGTACTACCTCGAGGACTTCTACTCTGTCACGACTCAAGTTCATGACCCATGCTGCCTCAAGCCCTTCACTT ttgtaacatatcacctgcaGCTTCAGAGGAGGACCATGTTTGCCGTCTTCTTCTTCATCCTCCCGGGGGCCGTCGTCAACACCTGTG CCCTGATGACGTTCATGCTGCCGGCGGAGTCTGGAGAGAAGGTGAGCCTCGCTACCAACGCCCTGCTGGCTATGATGGTCTTCCTCATGTCCATGACCCAAGAGATACCCCCTACTGAGAGCGTCCCCCTCATCG GTCGTTACTACGGGGGATGCATTCTCATGTTGGGGATAAACATCGTGACTTCTGTCTTCTCTCTTCGTTGTCATTATCACTCCAGCTCTCCCGTGCCAGGAGCactcag CGCCGTGGGACGGTTCATGGGACGGGTGCTTCTGGTCTCACCTGGGAAGGACCTCAAGAAGATGTGGGATGATGATTATCACTCGAAAGTAAACTCCGTG AAGCGGCGAGACTCCAAGGTGAAGGTGGTACAGGTGGAGCCCCCTGGCACACCTGGACGAACTAAGGCCTCCTCCATGG CAGACGAGTACCACCGTCGAAGCCTCGACGCCCTCGAGGGGATCCACCATCTGCTGGCAAACAGGGAAGACAAGACCACTGAAGACAGCGCCACCGCCGCCTCGCCCCACGGCCAGGAGTGGCGCTACCTCTGCCTCGTCCTCGACCGATTCTTCTTCGTCGCCTCCGTCGTCGTTTTCGCCGTCTTCAATCTGGCGGTGTTGATGTCGTCCCCCCACAGCCAGGAGTTCATCTACTGCCCCAACGGTCCCGGCACCTGCCCCGCGGATTGGGATGCGGACCGTGTTGGTGCTATGGTGGACTCTGGGAAGGGTACTGGCACAGAGTCCGGGCACCATGCCAATACCCATGCAGAAGGGTCCATCAAGGGGCCGGTGATTGGCACTGATGGTAGATATTATGGTATTATAGATCCTTGA